Within Helicoverpa zea isolate HzStark_Cry1AcR chromosome 17, ilHelZeax1.1, whole genome shotgun sequence, the genomic segment TTCAATTTTAGAGTCCTCGAATGACATACCTTCCAAATCATCAATATTAGCTTCTCGTTTGCTTTCCGTTTTCGTTGTAACTTGCACGTTAGCGACCATTTCACCTTGGTTTTTGGGATCAATATTTATCGAAAACGCACTTAAACTGCTATCAGTTTTTTTGTTCTGAACACCTTCATCGATGTGGTTTGTAAGTTCTGCTTTATTAACAGAACCTAAACTTGTTTCGGCACTTTTAGAACTAGATATTTCATTACCTTCAGTCGGACCTTCTGGTGGCTTACTGATCTCTGTAGTCTCTGTGTTAGCTGATGGTGCTGCTTCTGTATTTAAATCTACTACTGGACTACCTCCTTGAACTTTACTTAAATCAGATTGgcagttttcaataaaattattttcttctacAGCTCCTGCTTTTTTCGTAATTTCTCTTTTGTTTATTGCTCCATTGTCGCCAGCATCAACATCAtcgattatttttttcaataactcTCTTTTCTCTTCAGTCAGAGAATTCAAAAGCTGATCTAATTCGTCTCCCGATAATTTTTTGATGTGCCTTTTAATAGCAGACTCTTCATCTTCGCTGTCAGTTTTTTCATTGGATTCCTTATTTCCTTGATTAGACACGTTCGGAGTGTCAGCTGGGTTAGCCTGCTTTACGTCGCGCCTATCTCTTAAGTTATAACGTGAACCATCATGACTTTTATCCTCGAGTAGATCTCTATTCTCAGCTTGCATCGTATTATAGTACTGCTTGTAATATCGAGATTGTTCATTGGCTTCAGCGTCATTATTACCATATTCATTTCTGTCTACTTTGCTTATCTGGTCTCTATTCTTTTCAAACAACATATCACCTTCTTCATTTAATGCACTTTCTAATTCTACAGTTCTTTTATTGACTTGACTATCTACTTGTCCTTGAGCGACACGATTAGACTTGACATCACGATTGGTGAGATGTTGTGTAGCTTCCTGTTGTTCATCACTGGCCTCAATGTATCTGTTTGACTGACGACGTCTCGGGTAAGACCGCATCTGATCGTTGTATCGTGTACCTCCGGTGTTCTCCTCTCGTGTATCACGATTTCTATTGGATTTGGAATCTGAAAGCTGTACCAATTtctttttattgaatattttcgAATTTTAACATATCTAATACATTTAGATTCATTATAAGATGCTTAAAACTACGTACGTTATCGGTTTTGGTCCGAGTAAGACGGTCATCGGGTGAGTTCCGTTGCAAGTATCTGCTTTCGGTAAGGTCTAGCAAGTGTCTACTCCGCGGCAACTCGTCTTCTTGAACAGCAGGCTCCTGAAAGTAATCAAATGCTATATAAAAGCCTGGAAAGCTGCAAGTTAATGGTGAAACTCAATTATTATGACTAAAAAAGGATTTAACTTTAAATCAATTGGAGTAGGATTTAAGAAGTGACACAAGTTCGCTTTAGTGTCAGAGAATTGAACTCACTTGCTCTATTAGACGCGAGTCCTCATCATCAGCCAGGAACTCGTCCCCTGACGGCTCATTTTCCTCTTCATCTTCTGCTTCTTCAAGATCACTGTAACATAATGTccttatttgaaatgaaaaagtcatgatttatttattggaccccagaatattgaaaaataattaggcGTATATACCTTTTCGAAGGCAAACCAACTTTGTACCTATTACCTGTTGTTACATTGACCTGATTTGTGCTGCATAGACAATCTTGTATACATACGTGTTTACAATTGGATAAATCGGTCAGTGGGTCGCCTTAGGGAATCTAAGGGGGTATGGCGATGCGTAGCAGCTAGCACGTAAGTAACGCCTCTAAATATGGATAAGGTTTATGAACCTTATATCAAGAGGTGTGCTAGATCACAATACTACTAAAAACCTATCTATTGGCGTTCCTTATGATTACAACTACATTTACCTAAGCAAATTGAATGTCTTGAACATCTCACACACTGGTTTTAATAAGGTATGCTATGGATACTTCATCTCCACATTATTATGAAGGCGAACTACTAAATTCttagtaaatacatacaaaaagtgATGTTACCTATCATTGTTATACTCTGTCTGTTGTGGTCTGCTGAGAATCTGCACTAGTAGGCATCCAAATAAGATCAATACGAACCAGGAATGCATGTTTGCAATGTCACACAAAAATCACTTATAAAATATGCTGATTGACAATTGTGCGTAAAATTTGAATGTGTATGAcgtctattttattttcagccaGTTGATTATGGAATCATAGCTTTTTAGAAAAGTTTGAATTTGGATCCTTCTTGGTTACAGACACGAAATATATTTCATAGAGTAATCCTCATATTTTTtgcacagaaaatatatttgCAAACTGATACCACTTAAGAaacttttgtaaattaaatatacaaatatgGAAGGGCGAGgtattgatgaaaaataaacaaaatacttacaacaactttatttttaaatgagacCGTTTCATCTCTATCACACTTATGTACAtttggtttaaataaaacaaaccttTGAAACATTTTACCGCAAAATCTTCATTAAGTTTGTGCATATTTGAGAAAAAACATATGTCCTATAATTAAATGTCGTATGAATCCATAGATTTAAGAATTGTAGAAATACTCGATCACACAGAATGGTGTCTCGTCGCTTCCGAGGGCATCGAAAGCTTCTCATAACTGCACATACAATTATCCTATTACTATTTATAACTTAAGTCCAAAATGCAAAAGGTAAAAAAATCCAACAGGTTTTATAACTATGAGTACTTTTGGAATGCGGCGCGCGAGCCGAGGGCGGCCACACACACTCCGCATCTTCACGCACAGTCGCAACTAAACATTCACAATTTTGACTTTGTACTTTTCGAATTGAACAACTAAACAATATATGAACGTATATTCAAACAAGAGTGTCATGACGAGGTCGAAACATCCCAACATACACGATATTGCACCTGACTCGGACTCAAAATCAAACCCGACCGATATTCGTAATCTTCTGCATTTGGCAGACACTAGCTTATATAACATGTACATAATGTATCTAAAATTTAGAAAACActatttaaactttaataagaaaaaagaaacttattttAACGTCAGATTAGGCTTCACAATGAATTATGTTGTGCTTTTTACTTTATCACAATTATCGTAcattatttaactatttataCAGTACAAGTATATCATCTGTCATACAGCACATACCTCTATGGcggaattttaaataaaactttaaaaccaTAACAACACGAACAGTCGTAAACCTGCGTACACTGTACACAACACAAAGATATACAATACATATGTCGCAATAGATATGACTTTTGTAAACGAGCAGATATCAAATAGCCGCGGAGACTTCGGGTCTTCTATATTATAACAAATCATTGTATTCAAATTGCCACATTATTGTAATGGAATGAAATCTGTACATTATAAATCAGTTGAATTGTATGAAAACTGTTAAAACTTCCTGAACATAATTTGATGACTAGActcttaaaacataatataatgagCATTTACAAAACAGAAAAACACAAATGTCTACTTGTATGTCAGTGCACTCGTCACATTAACCGCGCGgtcgtattaaaaataattaatatgtcatacatttattacaaaaactataCAACTATAAATTCACATAACATTACAAGAgagaaaacataaacataattaatGTTACGAGTGCAATGTGTATTAACAACTAAAATATATCGAAACCTAATAACTATTTAAAGTTTAACTTCAGATAGTTACTGTTGTAAAACAGAGAACAAGGATATGATCTAGCATCGAGTATCTGTCGGAAACAATCTAGGTATCGCAAGCGTCCCGCCTCAGGAAGTCGCTGGCTTCAACTGCGCCATATTTACACAACGTTGTCTTTATGACCGCCAGCGATATGTCATATTACAAACAAGGTTATtacatacaattaaaaatacactCAATACCTAATGaataggaaaaaaatactttacaacGATCTATTGTCAATGTCTACTCGTCACTTTCTAAACAGTGTAGTGCGATGCGCGCTCGAGAACGGTCGCGTTTTGGCTGCACAGTACGAATATTATATTCGCGTTTTGCGCGGCAATAGCCGCTGCCCGTCTCAGTCGCGATGAGTTCTAAACCGCTCATCGCCAACGAAGTGTTGGCATTCATTAATCATGCCATCGATTATATGGATGAGGTCAGCATCGTGCAGATCTGCAGATCAGCCTACAAAGAGGACGAGGTTTGCAGTGCAAAGCTGCTGCTCTACAAGTCGCTCGGACAACTCGAGCAGATGCCATCCCGCCGAAGGGACGGTGGCGACAAGAGCCTGCAGGACATCATCTCCCTGCTGAAAAGGACGGATCCTGATGACGTGCCTGAATTCGTGGCGAAGGACTTGCATAAGCTGCCTCCCGTCACGTTCCATcacgtcgacgtcaccaggctGCTGAAAGACATAACGTGTCTGAAGGCAAGCCTGGAGGATATGAAGTCGAAGATGGAAGCTTCACAGGTTACCATCAGTGACCTGCGTGGTGAAGTGGCGTTGTTGCGCAACGCTGTTTCCATAAGTGGGTCATTA encodes:
- the LOC124638321 gene encoding putative uncharacterized protein DDB_G0282133, with amino-acid sequence MHSWFVLILFGCLLVQILSRPQQTEYNNDSDLEEAEDEEENEPSGDEFLADDEDSRLIEQEPAVQEDELPRSRHLLDLTESRYLQRNSPDDRLTRTKTDNLSDSKSNRNRDTREENTGGTRYNDQMRSYPRRRQSNRYIEASDEQQEATQHLTNRDVKSNRVAQGQVDSQVNKRTVELESALNEEGDMLFEKNRDQISKVDRNEYGNNDAEANEQSRYYKQYYNTMQAENRDLLEDKSHDGSRYNLRDRRDVKQANPADTPNVSNQGNKESNEKTDSEDEESAIKRHIKKLSGDELDQLLNSLTEEKRELLKKIIDDVDAGDNGAINKREITKKAGAVEENNFIENCQSDLSKVQGGSPVVDLNTEAAPSANTETTEISKPPEGPTEGNEISSSKSAETSLGSVNKAELTNHIDEGVQNKKTDSSLSAFSINIDPKNQGEMVANVQVTTKTESKREANIDDLEGMSFEDSKIENDMSLQNGADYANDQGYFCSQDDNLSKLLDDDSQVHQEGKPYKRDTYSGKQSDLSESMKSLEDSFPNSNAYDDTVSYSGPLVRVKRKNSDQVIKKRAAGLLPDAKVAYFPYKAENEDEDNDEGNEFDDEGFYDRTSNFANNNRALEEDAASAENSAQPKNSNVDNSKPQHENLESDTMSLGSDTDSVLSGVEGVDDNLMYSGGTRNRRTADDNPSDTADVKSERSPSLVENEKSASENYFNAPHYQENDAFGPLPRNYDGDLGRYKRIRRVKQSHNSQEPAPSDA